The proteins below come from a single Streptococcus hyointestinalis genomic window:
- a CDS encoding cation diffusion facilitator family transporter has protein sequence METTTKSQKSSSRPIFIAFISNLGFAIVELLLGTLFNSSAIVADSVHDLGDALAIGLSYYFERFSRRESDGNYTLGYLRFSLLGAMLTSVILIVGSLFVLIENVGKLFNPQPVNYDGMLVLGILAVIVNVLASRVLDGEHSEQESILSLHFLEDTLGWLAVIVVSIILRFTDWYFLDPLLSLVIAVFILYKALPKFISNLQIFLEKRPASLAIEPLKREMMTIDGLKAINQLNVWSIDGRHHIAMVHIECQKGADMDLVRDQIHHIFQAHNIIESAVECDRSSFEHHHHCSPMDFE, from the coding sequence ATGGAAACAACGACTAAGTCACAGAAAAGTTCTAGCCGACCGATATTTATCGCATTTATCTCAAATTTAGGCTTTGCCATTGTTGAGCTGCTCTTAGGTACCCTCTTTAATTCCAGTGCCATTGTAGCGGACTCGGTGCATGATTTGGGAGATGCGCTAGCCATTGGTTTATCTTACTACTTTGAGCGCTTTTCAAGGCGGGAGAGCGACGGTAACTACACGCTTGGTTACCTGCGCTTTAGCCTTCTAGGCGCCATGCTGACCTCGGTTATCCTCATTGTAGGTTCGCTCTTTGTCCTGATTGAAAATGTCGGCAAGCTCTTTAACCCGCAGCCAGTCAACTATGACGGCATGCTGGTTTTAGGGATTCTAGCCGTTATTGTCAATGTGCTTGCCAGTCGTGTTTTAGACGGTGAGCACTCAGAGCAGGAGTCGATTTTGAGCCTGCATTTCTTGGAGGATACGCTGGGTTGGCTGGCTGTGATTGTTGTTTCTATCATCTTACGCTTTACCGATTGGTACTTCCTTGACCCTTTATTGTCCCTTGTTATCGCAGTCTTTATCCTCTATAAAGCACTGCCAAAATTTATCTCCAATCTTCAAATCTTTTTAGAAAAACGCCCAGCGAGCTTGGCTATTGAACCGCTAAAGAGAGAAATGATGACGATTGACGGTCTAAAGGCTATCAATCAGCTCAATGTCTGGTCGATTGATGGCAGACATCACATTGCTATGGTGCATATCGAGTGCCAAAAGGGCGCTGATATGGACTTGGTGCGAGACCAGATTCACCATATCTTTCAAGCGCACAATATTATCGAGTCAGCTGTCGAGTGTGACCGGAGTTCTTTTGAACACCATCACCATTGTTCGCCTATGGATTTTGAATAA
- a CDS encoding heavy-metal-associated domain-containing protein, producing the protein MEKTYQVSGMKCEGCANTVTEKLSAVRGVEKVDVNLEKGQVTVTGKPFKLSLKRALKDTKYELGDEV; encoded by the coding sequence ATGGAAAAAACATATCAAGTATCAGGTATGAAATGTGAAGGGTGTGCAAACACCGTAACCGAAAAATTGAGCGCTGTTCGTGGCGTTGAAAAAGTAGATGTTAACCTTGAAAAAGGGCAAGTCACTGTGACAGGTAAACCCTTCAAGCTCTCCCTAAAACGTGCTCTAAAAGACACTAAGTACGAGCTTGGCGATGAAGTCTAA
- a CDS encoding low temperature requirement protein A — protein sequence MPTIVAKRVSNYELFYDLVFVYATRRLTTLLHQDHLAFGVILNFIISSILVLSIWMQQNFHLNKYGERDRLDIFTNIPSMFIVGNFALNIGKLNYTTVDVLVYNGLLILAYALIVYQYYMRGRQHGFTQDIKVSMWTLTGAILGFALLTAILLILKQVADAGLAHFLSQYFYVAWLLPVIFPFFFYKRFDETLMNFPHLVERCQLITIISFGETVLGIIQTYPLADYPIAGFAFFVGMSMMFIAYISQTYLNIEHHQITRAHGLVASHVLLVIGVNLMTVGIEFFANHHHVETGFVLFLAALYIYYVGLLSTSIYNRETYRISRRSLLEYATWLLAFSLIFYVLRPTTLSFSALPMLSLAIS from the coding sequence ATGCCTACTATCGTTGCTAAGCGTGTTTCAAACTATGAATTGTTTTATGATTTGGTCTTTGTCTATGCGACCAGACGCCTAACGACGCTGCTCCACCAAGATCATCTAGCTTTTGGAGTCATTCTCAACTTCATCATCTCAAGTATCCTAGTGCTATCCATATGGATGCAACAAAATTTTCACCTCAATAAATACGGCGAGCGTGACCGGCTTGATATTTTTACAAATATCCCTTCTATGTTTATCGTAGGGAACTTTGCGCTTAATATCGGCAAGCTCAACTACACGACAGTCGATGTCCTCGTCTACAATGGGCTCTTGATACTGGCTTATGCGCTCATCGTCTATCAGTACTACATGCGAGGACGGCAGCATGGCTTCACACAAGACATCAAGGTCAGCATGTGGACTTTGACGGGGGCAATCTTAGGCTTTGCACTTTTGACAGCTATCTTGCTCATCCTAAAACAGGTGGCAGACGCTGGGCTAGCTCACTTTCTGAGTCAGTATTTCTATGTGGCTTGGCTCTTGCCAGTTATCTTTCCCTTTTTCTTTTACAAGCGTTTTGATGAGACCTTGATGAATTTTCCACACCTTGTGGAGCGCTGTCAGTTGATTACCATTATCAGCTTTGGTGAGACGGTGCTTGGTATTATCCAGACCTATCCACTAGCAGACTATCCTATAGCTGGCTTTGCCTTCTTTGTCGGCATGTCCATGATGTTTATCGCCTACATCTCACAGACCTATCTCAATATCGAACATCATCAAATCACACGTGCTCATGGGCTTGTCGCCTCTCACGTTCTTCTCGTTATTGGGGTCAATCTCATGACAGTCGGTATCGAGTTCTTCGCTAACCACCACCATGTAGAGACTGGCTTTGTCCTTTTCCTAGCAGCCCTTTATATCTACTATGTCGGGCTGCTGTCAACATCCATCTACAATCGTGAAACCTATCGTATCAGTAGACGTAGCCTGCTTGAGTATGCTACTTGGCTCTTAGCATTTAGCTTGATTTTCTATGTTTTACGCCCCACGACCTTGTCTTTCTCAGCATTGCCTATGCTGTCTTTGGCTATATCATGA
- a CDS encoding Cof-type HAD-IIB family hydrolase has translation MSVKLIAIDMDGTLLNSQKKISAENIVAIQKASQAGIKIVLCTGRPKSGIVPYFEQLGLTDEEYIIMNNGCSVYNTKNWDLMVAEELTYDEIERLAQVCASYPEVCLTLTGDKSYYALADEVPDLVQYDAGLVFDTARAVDMADLKAEGELIFQAMYMAKKEYLDVFQAAVDGDLSQDFSTVRSQEYIYEVLPQGATKASGLRQLAEKLDIEPAEIMALGDAANDIEMLDFAGVSVAMGNATDDIKKRCRYTTSSNDDYGVAKAIYDYAL, from the coding sequence ATGAGTGTAAAATTGATTGCCATTGACATGGACGGGACGCTTTTAAATAGCCAAAAGAAAATCTCTGCTGAAAATATCGTTGCCATTCAAAAAGCCAGCCAAGCAGGTATCAAGATTGTCCTGTGTACAGGACGTCCAAAATCTGGGATTGTGCCCTACTTTGAGCAGTTGGGGCTGACGGATGAGGAGTACATCATCATGAACAACGGCTGTAGTGTTTACAACACTAAAAATTGGGACTTGATGGTTGCTGAGGAGTTGACTTATGACGAGATTGAGCGCTTGGCGCAGGTTTGCGCTAGCTATCCTGAGGTCTGCTTGACGCTGACGGGAGATAAGAGTTACTATGCCTTGGCAGATGAGGTGCCTGACTTGGTGCAGTATGACGCTGGTCTTGTCTTTGACACGGCTAGAGCTGTTGATATGGCAGACTTAAAGGCAGAGGGTGAGCTGATTTTCCAAGCCATGTACATGGCAAAAAAAGAGTATCTAGATGTTTTCCAAGCGGCGGTAGATGGGGATTTGTCACAAGACTTTAGCACGGTGAGAAGTCAAGAATACATCTACGAGGTCTTGCCACAAGGCGCTACCAAAGCTAGTGGGCTGAGACAGTTGGCGGAAAAACTGGACATCGAACCTGCTGAGATTATGGCGCTTGGGGATGCCGCAAATGACATTGAAATGCTTGATTTTGCAGGCGTCAGTGTCGCTATGGGCAATGCCACAGACGACATCAAAAAAAGATGTCGCTACACGACAAGCTCAAACGACGACTATGGCGTCGCCAAAGCCATCTACGATTACGCTTTATAG
- a CDS encoding TetR/AcrR family transcriptional regulator, protein MSESSISQKSLQNLSQYNKEHRRLTREALETALLALLESKELASISISELVKRAGVSRNAYYRNYKSKEAIFESILEGSVKRIFAGLKPFNLKTQTYQAWLYLFSEAKKEGQLLAILFRQNSEKLLIAIVAKRLRAYQKLTGKQLSQYIISFWSNAIISVLEKWVAEDMSVSEEELAGIGLPLLP, encoded by the coding sequence TTGTCGGAAAGTAGTATCTCTCAAAAATCACTGCAAAATCTTAGCCAGTATAACAAGGAACACAGACGACTGACCCGTGAAGCCTTGGAGACAGCACTTCTGGCTCTGCTTGAGAGTAAGGAGCTGGCTAGTATTTCTATCTCCGAGCTGGTCAAAAGAGCTGGCGTTTCTCGCAATGCTTATTATCGTAATTATAAGAGTAAGGAGGCTATTTTCGAGAGTATCTTAGAAGGCAGTGTCAAGCGGATATTTGCTGGGCTCAAGCCCTTTAATCTAAAGACTCAGACCTACCAAGCTTGGCTCTATCTTTTTAGCGAGGCTAAAAAAGAGGGGCAGCTTCTTGCTATTCTCTTTCGGCAAAATAGCGAAAAGCTTCTCATCGCTATCGTGGCTAAGCGCCTGCGTGCCTATCAAAAATTGACCGGCAAACAGCTCTCTCAGTACATCATCTCCTTTTGGAGCAATGCCATCATCTCTGTTCTTGAGAAATGGGTAGCTGAGGACATGAGCGTCTCTGAGGAAGAGCTAGCTGGTATTGGGTTGCCACTTCTGCCCTAA
- a CDS encoding DegV family protein yields MTWKIVVDSACDIMTLPTDDVAIAYERVPFIIQIGNEMYVDDEGLDVEQLMRAMDASDSAAASACPSPDRFLEAYNGADNVIAITITSQMSGSHNSAFLAKKMLEEDYPKTNIHLIDSLSAGGEIDLLVLELVRLINQGLTFEEVVDKITAYQKQTKLLFALSKVDNLVKNGRLSKLVGKVVGLLNIRLVGEASPEGTLEVLEKPRGQKKALQRIYQELKQHGYAGGRLVIAHQDNAKFCKQLTELIESDFPEAAISIYPTSGLCSFYAEQGGVMIGYETQKI; encoded by the coding sequence ATGACTTGGAAAATTGTAGTCGATTCGGCTTGTGATATAATGACGCTACCAACAGATGATGTGGCTATTGCTTATGAGCGTGTGCCTTTTATCATCCAGATTGGAAATGAAATGTATGTGGATGATGAGGGGCTTGATGTTGAGCAATTGATGAGGGCTATGGACGCTTCAGACAGCGCAGCAGCTTCTGCTTGCCCTAGTCCAGACCGCTTTTTAGAAGCTTATAATGGCGCTGACAATGTGATTGCCATCACCATTACCAGCCAGATGTCAGGTAGCCACAACAGCGCCTTTCTAGCCAAAAAGATGTTAGAGGAAGATTATCCCAAGACCAATATTCACTTGATTGACTCTTTGTCTGCAGGTGGTGAGATTGATTTGTTGGTCTTAGAGCTGGTGCGCTTGATCAACCAAGGACTGACTTTTGAGGAAGTGGTTGACAAAATCACGGCTTATCAAAAGCAAACCAAGCTCCTTTTTGCCCTATCAAAAGTGGATAATCTAGTTAAAAATGGACGTCTGTCAAAACTTGTCGGTAAAGTCGTTGGGCTCTTAAACATCCGCTTGGTCGGTGAAGCAAGTCCAGAGGGTACGCTAGAAGTGCTCGAAAAACCACGCGGACAAAAGAAAGCCCTGCAAAGAATCTATCAAGAACTGAAACAACATGGCTACGCAGGTGGACGCTTAGTAATCGCCCATCAGGACAACGCTAAGTTCTGTAAGCAGCTGACAGAACTGATTGAGAGTGATTTTCCTGAAGCTGCTATTTCCATTTACCCGACATCGGGCTTGTGCAGTTTTTACGCTGAACAGGGTGGTGTCATGATTGGTTATGAAACGCAAAAAATCTGA
- a CDS encoding YgjV family protein — protein sequence MLNNTSIGLVFSSIGAICLAISTFNPSKKHMLLWQVSDYIFTLIANLLLGGLTGALTIAVSIVRNTLAITKRDNRLTTLILVIIQIVLGYYFNRLGYIGFLPIVASVSYTIAIQMTSSTQILRFVIIENMLLWFIYDVTIRAYPAAIMDIVITLLSAVSIWRFYQKKTS from the coding sequence ATGCTCAATAATACAAGTATTGGGCTTGTTTTCTCCAGTATCGGAGCTATCTGCCTAGCCATCTCAACCTTCAATCCATCTAAAAAGCACATGCTGCTCTGGCAGGTGAGTGATTATATCTTTACCCTGATTGCAAACCTCCTCTTAGGTGGACTCACAGGTGCGCTTACTATCGCTGTATCCATCGTGAGAAATACACTTGCTATCACAAAGCGTGACAATCGCTTGACGACACTTATCCTAGTCATCATCCAAATCGTGTTGGGCTATTACTTCAATCGTCTAGGCTATATCGGCTTTTTGCCTATCGTAGCTAGTGTTTCCTACACAATTGCTATCCAGATGACCTCATCCACACAGATTTTACGCTTTGTCATCATTGAAAACATGCTCTTGTGGTTTATCTATGACGTCACCATTCGTGCTTATCCTGCTGCCATCATGGACATCGTGATTACGCTATTAAGTGCTGTGTCGATTTGGCGTTTTTACCAAAAGAAAACCTCGTAG
- a CDS encoding aldo/keto reductase translates to MTKTYTLNNGKIIPAIGFGTFKAKDGEEAYQSTLAALKAGYRHIDTAAVYGNEESVGRAIKDSGLSREELFITTKLWNTAHTKEEAHQALNESLAKLGLDYVDLYLVHWPNPKPLRDGAWKKRNADIWQALEEEVALGRVRSIGVSNFMVHHLEALFETATITPAVNQIRLAPGVLQEEVVAYCQDKNILLEAWGPFGQGELFSHPVAKSLAEKYQVTIAQLALIWSLAHGFLPLPKSITPERITSNLDIPDMTLIAEDMKALDTLSGVSGASDPDQVDF, encoded by the coding sequence ATGACAAAGACCTACACATTAAACAACGGAAAAATTATCCCTGCTATTGGTTTTGGAACCTTTAAAGCAAAAGACGGTGAAGAAGCTTATCAGTCTACTTTAGCCGCTCTCAAAGCAGGCTATCGCCATATCGACACAGCAGCTGTCTATGGCAATGAAGAAAGTGTCGGACGTGCGATCAAAGACTCAGGGCTAAGTCGAGAAGAGCTTTTCATCACGACAAAACTCTGGAACACAGCTCACACCAAGGAAGAAGCTCATCAAGCCTTGAATGAATCACTAGCTAAACTAGGGCTTGACTATGTTGACTTGTACTTGGTGCATTGGCCAAATCCAAAACCGCTTCGTGACGGCGCTTGGAAAAAGCGTAATGCTGACATTTGGCAAGCGCTTGAAGAGGAAGTGGCACTCGGTCGTGTGCGCTCTATTGGTGTCAGCAACTTTATGGTACACCACCTAGAAGCGCTATTTGAAACAGCAACTATCACTCCTGCGGTCAATCAAATCCGCCTAGCACCAGGTGTCTTACAAGAAGAGGTTGTTGCTTATTGTCAGGACAAAAATATCTTGCTAGAAGCTTGGGGACCATTTGGTCAAGGGGAGCTCTTTAGCCACCCAGTAGCTAAAAGTTTGGCTGAAAAATATCAAGTCACAATTGCTCAACTAGCTCTTATCTGGAGTCTTGCTCACGGCTTTTTGCCATTGCCTAAGTCTATAACGCCTGAGCGTATCACATCAAACCTAGATATCCCAGATATGACTCTAATCGCTGAGGATATGAAAGCACTTGATACACTCTCTGGCGTCTCAGGAGCGTCTGACCCAGACCAAGTTGACTTTTAG
- the glyQ gene encoding glycine--tRNA ligase subunit alpha encodes MSQKLTFQEIILTLQQYWNDQGCMLMQAYDNEKGAGTMSPYTFLRAIGPEPWNAAYVEPSRRPADGRYGENPNRLYQHHQFQVVMKPSPSNIQELYLKSLELLGINPLEHDIRFVEDNWENPSTGSAGLGWEVWLDGMEITQFTYFQQVGGLATQPVTAEVTYGLERLASYIQEVDSVYDIEWAPGIKYGEIFKQPEYEHSKYSFEVSDQDMLLENFDKFEAEAKRALEDNLVHPAYDYVLKCSHTFNLLDARGAVSVTERAGYIARIRNLARVVAKTFVAERKRLGYPLLDEETRRELLAKED; translated from the coding sequence ATGTCACAAAAATTAACCTTCCAAGAAATCATTTTGACGCTCCAGCAGTATTGGAACGACCAAGGCTGTATGCTCATGCAGGCTTATGACAATGAAAAAGGGGCAGGAACCATGAGCCCGTATACATTTTTGCGTGCTATTGGACCTGAGCCATGGAATGCAGCTTACGTAGAGCCTAGCCGTCGTCCTGCAGATGGACGCTACGGGGAAAACCCAAACCGTCTCTACCAACACCACCAATTCCAAGTGGTTATGAAACCAAGTCCAAGCAACATCCAAGAGCTCTACCTCAAGTCACTAGAGCTTTTGGGGATCAATCCGCTTGAGCACGACATTCGCTTTGTAGAGGACAACTGGGAAAACCCGTCAACAGGTTCAGCTGGTCTTGGTTGGGAAGTCTGGCTTGATGGTATGGAAATCACTCAGTTCACTTACTTCCAACAAGTCGGAGGTCTTGCGACACAACCTGTCACTGCCGAGGTGACTTACGGTTTAGAGCGCTTGGCGTCTTATATCCAAGAGGTCGACTCTGTCTATGATATTGAGTGGGCTCCTGGCATTAAGTACGGTGAAATCTTTAAGCAACCTGAGTACGAACACTCAAAATACAGCTTTGAAGTGTCAGATCAAGACATGTTGCTTGAAAACTTTGACAAGTTTGAAGCAGAAGCAAAGCGTGCGCTAGAAGATAACCTAGTACACCCAGCATATGATTATGTACTCAAGTGCTCACATACCTTTAACTTGCTTGACGCCCGAGGTGCGGTGTCTGTAACAGAGCGTGCTGGCTATATCGCCCGCATTCGTAATCTCGCTCGTGTGGTCGCAAAGACCTTTGTCGCTGAGCGTAAGCGTCTAGGCTATCCGCTTCTTGACGAAGAGACACGCCGTGAATTATTAGCAAAAGAAGACTAA
- the glyS gene encoding glycine--tRNA ligase subunit beta: protein MTHNLLVELGLEEMPAYVVTPAMKQLGEKMKAFLADNRLTFEDIEVFSTPRRLAVRVKGLADKQSDLEEDFKGPAKKIALDADGNFTKAAEGFVRGKGLSVDDITFREVKGEEYVYVTKHEEGKPAREVLETVTSVLKDLTFPVNMHWANNTFEYIRPVHTLIVLLDDEALDLDFLDITSGRTSRGHRFLGTEVEVASADSYEEDLRHSFVIADSKERKDLIVSQIKAIEEEHAVVVEIDDELLDEVLNLVEYPTAFMGAFDEKYLAVPEEVLVTSMKNHQRYFVVRDKSGKLLPHFISVRNGDSHFIENVIKGNEKVLVARLEDGAFFWREDQKLVIADLVEKLKHVTFHEKIGSLFAHMERTKVIAGYLADKAGLSADEKEAVLRAASIYKFDLLTGMVGEFDELQGIMGEKYATLAGESEMVATAIREHYLPNSADGDLPETKVGAILAIADKLDTVLSFFSVGLIPSGSNDPYALRRATQGIVRILDAFGWDIPLDELISDLYALSFDSLDYANQDQVMDFVVARIEKMMDSTIAKDIKEATLASSTYVVGTMLEASQALATKSKDAGYKAAVESLSRVFNLAEKADTSATANPSLFENDEEKALHDAIETLELSADMTENLDKLFALSPVIDAFFDNTMVMAEDEALKNNRLALLSSLVAKASQVAAFNKLNTK from the coding sequence ATGACTCATAATTTACTTGTCGAACTTGGACTTGAAGAGATGCCAGCCTACGTGGTGACACCTGCCATGAAACAACTAGGAGAAAAGATGAAGGCTTTCCTAGCGGACAATCGTCTCACCTTTGAGGACATTGAAGTGTTCTCCACACCACGTCGCTTAGCTGTGCGTGTCAAAGGCTTAGCTGATAAACAGTCTGACTTGGAAGAAGACTTCAAAGGACCTGCAAAGAAAATCGCACTGGACGCTGATGGTAATTTCACTAAAGCAGCAGAAGGTTTTGTCCGTGGTAAGGGCTTGAGCGTTGACGATATTACATTTCGTGAGGTTAAGGGTGAAGAGTACGTCTATGTGACCAAGCACGAAGAAGGAAAACCAGCGCGTGAGGTTCTAGAAACGGTCACAAGTGTCCTCAAAGACTTGACCTTCCCTGTCAACATGCACTGGGCAAACAACACTTTTGAGTACATCCGTCCTGTACATACTTTGATTGTGCTACTTGATGATGAGGCGCTTGACCTTGATTTTCTTGACATCACATCAGGTCGTACCAGTCGTGGACATCGCTTTTTAGGGACAGAAGTCGAGGTAGCGTCAGCAGATTCTTACGAGGAGGATTTGCGCCACAGCTTTGTTATCGCAGATAGCAAGGAACGTAAGGACTTGATTGTTTCTCAAATCAAAGCTATCGAAGAGGAACACGCCGTTGTCGTTGAGATTGACGATGAGCTTCTGGATGAAGTGCTCAATCTCGTCGAGTATCCAACAGCCTTTATGGGGGCTTTTGATGAGAAATATCTGGCTGTGCCAGAGGAAGTTTTGGTGACGTCTATGAAAAATCACCAACGCTACTTTGTCGTGCGTGACAAGTCAGGTAAACTCCTTCCGCACTTTATCTCAGTGCGTAATGGCGATAGCCACTTCATTGAAAATGTCATCAAAGGAAATGAAAAAGTTTTAGTGGCAAGGCTTGAAGACGGTGCTTTCTTCTGGCGTGAGGACCAAAAATTAGTGATTGCTGATTTGGTTGAAAAACTCAAACACGTCACTTTCCACGAAAAAATTGGCTCTCTTTTTGCCCACATGGAGCGCACCAAGGTCATTGCTGGCTATCTGGCTGACAAGGCAGGCTTGAGTGCTGATGAGAAAGAAGCTGTTTTACGTGCAGCGTCTATCTATAAGTTTGACCTACTAACTGGCATGGTTGGTGAGTTTGATGAGTTACAAGGTATCATGGGTGAAAAATACGCTACTCTCGCTGGCGAGTCTGAAATGGTTGCGACTGCCATCCGTGAACACTACTTGCCAAACTCAGCAGATGGAGACTTACCTGAGACTAAGGTCGGAGCAATCTTAGCTATTGCTGACAAACTAGATACAGTGCTTTCCTTCTTTTCTGTTGGTCTTATCCCAAGTGGTTCTAACGACCCTTATGCGCTTCGTCGTGCGACGCAAGGGATTGTCCGCATTTTAGACGCTTTTGGCTGGGATATTCCGCTGGATGAGCTGATTAGTGACCTCTATGCTCTTAGCTTTGACAGCCTAGATTATGCTAATCAAGACCAAGTTATGGACTTTGTCGTAGCTCGTATCGAAAAAATGATGGACAGCACTATCGCAAAAGACATCAAAGAAGCGACGCTTGCTTCATCGACTTATGTCGTTGGCACCATGCTAGAAGCCAGCCAAGCGCTTGCGACAAAGAGTAAGGACGCTGGTTATAAAGCAGCCGTTGAGAGCCTCTCACGTGTCTTTAACCTAGCTGAAAAAGCAGATACTAGTGCTACAGCCAACCCTAGCCTTTTTGAAAATGACGAGGAAAAAGCGCTACACGACGCTATCGAGACGCTAGAGCTCTCAGCTGATATGACTGAAAATCTAGACAAACTCTTTGCGCTTAGCCCAGTCATTGACGCCTTCTTTGACAACACTATGGTCATGGCAGAAGACGAAGCCCTCAAAAACAACCGCCTCGCTCTGCTTTCTAGCCTTGTTGCAAAAGCCAGCCAAGTCGCAGCCTTTAATAAACTCAATACCAAGTAA
- a CDS encoding DUF896 family protein: MDPKKIARINELAKKKKEEGLTPEEKVEQAELREEYIEGYRRAVRHHIEGIKIVDEEGNDVTPEKLRQVQREKGLHGRSLDDPNS, encoded by the coding sequence ATGGATCCTAAGAAAATCGCTCGTATCAACGAGCTTGCTAAAAAGAAAAAAGAAGAAGGCTTGACACCAGAAGAAAAAGTTGAGCAAGCTGAACTTCGTGAAGAATACATCGAAGGCTATCGCCGTGCCGTTCGCCATCACATCGAGGGTATCAAGATTGTCGATGAAGAAGGTAACGACGTCACACCTGAAAAACTACGCCAAGTCCAACGTGAAAAGGGACTTCACGGACGTAGCTTAGACGACCCAAATTCATAA
- a CDS encoding ABC transporter ATP-binding protein — protein MIRFEHVSKVYEGKEALSDLNLTINDGEIFGLIGHNGAGKTTTISILTSIIEATYGEVYVDDLLLSEHRDEIKRKIGYVPDSPDIFLNLTAQEYWQFLATIYGVPKEEASVRIDQLVTLFELGERRYEVIDGFSHGMRQKVIVIGALVSNPDIWILDEPLTGLDPQASYDLKEMMKTHAKEGNSVIFSTHVLAVAEQLCDRIAILKKGKLIYVGSIEELKKSYPNKDLETIYLELAGRKAQED, from the coding sequence ATGATAAGGTTTGAGCATGTGTCAAAAGTGTATGAGGGAAAAGAAGCGCTAAGCGACCTCAATCTCACCATCAATGATGGGGAAATCTTTGGTCTCATAGGGCACAATGGTGCGGGGAAAACAACGACCATCAGCATTTTGACCTCCATCATCGAGGCGACTTATGGTGAGGTTTATGTGGATGATTTGCTGCTTTCTGAGCACAGGGATGAGATTAAGCGCAAGATTGGCTATGTGCCAGACTCTCCTGATATTTTCTTAAATCTGACAGCGCAGGAGTACTGGCAGTTTTTAGCGACCATCTACGGTGTACCAAAGGAAGAGGCGAGTGTACGCATTGACCAGCTGGTCACTCTGTTTGAGCTAGGTGAGCGTCGCTATGAGGTCATTGATGGCTTTTCGCATGGGATGCGCCAGAAGGTGATTGTCATCGGGGCTTTGGTGTCCAATCCTGATATTTGGATTTTGGATGAGCCTTTGACAGGGCTTGACCCGCAGGCGTCCTATGATTTGAAAGAAATGATGAAAACGCATGCTAAAGAGGGAAATAGTGTCATCTTTTCAACGCACGTCCTTGCCGTGGCTGAGCAGCTGTGTGACCGCATTGCCATTCTCAAAAAAGGGAAGCTCATCTATGTCGGCAGTATCGAGGAGCTCAAGAAAAGCTATCCAAATAAAGATTTGGAGACGATTTATCTGGAATTGGCAGGCAGAAAAGCGCAAGAGGACTAG